A genome region from Spirochaetae bacterium HGW-Spirochaetae-1 includes the following:
- the flgM gene encoding flagellar biosynthesis anti-sigma factor FlgM, with the protein MAIDKISNINNIIEPKKTKPAAGTKETKKNDSVQISSEGKKAAEISKQMQIVHETPDIRADRVNAIKEQIKNGSYDFNDNKVLEMVASKIANFLLRP; encoded by the coding sequence ATGGCAATTGATAAAATAAGCAACATAAACAACATTATAGAGCCGAAAAAGACCAAGCCTGCGGCGGGCACAAAAGAGACCAAGAAAAATGACTCTGTCCAGATATCATCAGAAGGCAAAAAAGCCGCTGAAATATCAAAACAAATGCAGATTGTTCACGAGACGCCAGATATCAGGGCCGACCGAGTCAATGCAATCAAAGAGCAGATAAAAAATGGCTCCTATGATTTCAACGATAACAAGGTTCTTGAAATGGTGGCTAGTAAAATTGCCAACTTCCTGTTGAGGCCGTAA
- a CDS encoding tRNA (adenosine(37)-N6)-dimethylallyltransferase MiaA, producing the protein MDIRSIVIAGPTGVGKTELSLLLAEDIFEIISFDSVQIYKYLDIGSGKPDKVQRQKVRHHLIDIVEPDSDFSAGDFVRFAGESLAEIEKSGKESLFVGGTGLYIDSIFGGLSQIPPVENQIREEIIREIEIKGLDFLHGELMKIDRHFGEKVHPNDRQRIIRGLEVFRGTGKPLSSYYAVEDNTTGQDILYVGLYEEREALVERTARRVDRMMEEGFLEEVRSLRERGFGPELKSMRTIGYLELNRYLDGLTGLSEAIESIKIETRRYAKRQMTWFRKNKKINWFHRLETDRIQKLVGDWLKKQKNKYRGM; encoded by the coding sequence GCCCACGGGCGTGGGCAAGACTGAGCTTTCATTGTTGTTGGCAGAGGATATTTTTGAAATAATATCTTTTGATTCGGTACAGATATATAAATATCTTGATATTGGTAGCGGTAAACCCGACAAGGTTCAGAGACAGAAAGTCCGGCATCACCTTATAGACATTGTTGAGCCGGATTCTGATTTCAGTGCCGGTGATTTCGTAAGATTTGCCGGTGAAAGCCTGGCGGAAATTGAGAAAAGTGGAAAAGAGTCTCTCTTCGTAGGCGGGACGGGTTTGTACATTGATTCTATTTTCGGTGGTTTATCACAAATTCCACCCGTTGAGAATCAAATACGGGAAGAGATAATACGAGAGATAGAAATAAAGGGACTGGATTTTCTTCATGGAGAACTCATGAAGATTGACAGGCATTTCGGTGAAAAAGTCCATCCCAATGATCGGCAGAGAATTATACGTGGTTTGGAAGTTTTCCGCGGTACGGGAAAGCCACTGAGCAGTTATTATGCTGTGGAAGATAATACGACCGGTCAGGATATTCTATATGTAGGTCTGTATGAAGAACGTGAAGCCCTGGTGGAGAGAACGGCTCGCAGGGTTGACCGGATGATGGAAGAGGGTTTTCTCGAAGAAGTCAGGTCCTTGCGGGAACGTGGTTTTGGCCCTGAACTGAAATCCATGCGCACCATCGGCTACCTGGAGCTCAACCGCTATCTCGATGGATTGACGGGATTATCGGAAGCAATCGAGAGTATAAAAATAGAGACCAGGCGTTACGCAAAAAGGCAGATGACCTGGTTCAGAAAAAATAAAAAAATAAACTGGTTTCACCGGCTGGAAACGGACAGAATACAAAAACTTGTCGGAGACTGGTTGAAAAAACAAAAAAATAAATACAGAGGTATGTGA
- the rsmI gene encoding 16S rRNA (cytidine(1402)-2'-O)-methyltransferase: protein MAEGTLYIIGTPIGNIEDITLRALKILKESINIIYCEDTRQSKKLLMAYDIHIPLRSLHAHSSPARIEEVCSELKKGNNIAYLTDSGTPALSDPGSMLVRKAREYGIAIIPLPGPSALATIISVAGFPEKNIIFGGFLSKKPGKRIHELEKLREFPGIIIIYESPYRIKKLLPALYQVFPGKEVLIGREMTKVYEEFISGTLTGEDAGLDSVKEKGEFTVAVFNN, encoded by the coding sequence ATGGCAGAAGGAACACTCTATATAATTGGGACACCCATAGGCAATATTGAAGATATTACCCTGCGCGCCCTGAAAATACTTAAAGAATCCATCAATATAATTTACTGTGAGGATACGCGGCAGAGCAAAAAACTGCTCATGGCCTACGACATACATATCCCCCTCAGATCACTCCATGCCCACTCTTCACCGGCTCGCATAGAAGAAGTATGCTCTGAACTGAAAAAAGGAAACAATATCGCCTACCTGACCGATTCAGGCACGCCGGCACTTTCCGATCCAGGCAGTATGCTGGTGAGAAAAGCACGGGAATATGGTATTGCCATAATTCCCCTACCCGGCCCTTCAGCCCTGGCGACCATTATATCCGTAGCCGGCTTTCCTGAAAAAAACATCATCTTTGGTGGATTTCTCAGCAAAAAACCAGGAAAGCGAATCCATGAACTGGAAAAATTAAGGGAATTCCCGGGCATCATTATTATCTACGAGTCACCCTATAGAATCAAAAAACTTCTCCCTGCGCTTTACCAGGTCTTTCCCGGTAAAGAAGTTCTCATCGGCCGCGAAATGACCAAGGTGTACGAGGAATTTATTTCCGGCACCCTGACCGGTGAAGACGCAGGTCTCGATTCCGTCAAAGAGAAGGGTGAATTTACCGTTGCTGTATTTAATAATTAG
- the pdxA gene encoding 4-hydroxythreonine-4-phosphate dehydrogenase PdxA has product MISDLRPRKLSRPTMKEINSSPTPSLKKGKMLKVGITLGDPAGIGPEVALKAVKHLEKGTIAPVLIGRARVLFDLYPSLAAGLPVVEDPGAVADHSPCIFDVPFDAPVPVPGIGSILTGAESKKYIDTAIDLWRGNIIDAIVTGPVHKGFIEKSGTPFTGHTEYMAGAIHEEKPYMMMYSRDYRVLLATTHIPLREVYRHVDVKRLVEVITIGYESIRSIDGGDVVLAVTGFDPHCGDDGAIGDFDGKITAEAVRECRSRGIPVEGPFSADTLFIPENWKKYNLVIVHYHDQGLIPFKLLAFDSGVNVTLGLSLVRTSVDHGTAFDIAGKDKAQFSSMIEAIKIAEMLVLRR; this is encoded by the coding sequence ATGATCTCAGATCTTCGGCCAAGGAAGTTATCGAGGCCGACTATGAAAGAAATAAACTCATCCCCGACTCCTTCCTTGAAAAAAGGAAAAATGCTTAAAGTAGGCATCACCCTCGGCGATCCAGCCGGTATCGGGCCTGAAGTAGCGTTAAAAGCAGTCAAACATCTGGAAAAGGGAACCATTGCTCCGGTCCTCATCGGGAGGGCCCGGGTTCTCTTTGACCTGTATCCTTCCCTGGCAGCGGGACTTCCCGTTGTTGAAGATCCCGGAGCAGTTGCCGATCATAGTCCCTGCATTTTTGATGTACCTTTCGATGCTCCCGTGCCGGTTCCCGGTATCGGTTCCATCCTCACCGGTGCTGAATCAAAAAAATATATTGATACGGCCATAGATCTCTGGCGCGGCAATATCATCGATGCCATTGTCACGGGACCCGTACATAAGGGTTTCATTGAGAAATCAGGCACGCCCTTTACGGGACACACGGAATATATGGCCGGAGCCATCCATGAAGAAAAACCCTACATGATGATGTATTCCCGCGATTACCGTGTATTGCTGGCCACGACCCATATTCCCCTCCGGGAAGTTTATCGCCATGTTGACGTGAAGCGTCTAGTGGAGGTAATCACCATCGGTTATGAGTCCATCCGTTCTATTGACGGGGGAGATGTGGTCCTGGCCGTGACCGGCTTTGATCCCCACTGCGGTGATGACGGAGCCATCGGTGATTTTGACGGTAAAATAACGGCCGAGGCGGTACGGGAGTGCAGGTCACGGGGTATTCCTGTGGAAGGGCCTTTTTCTGCCGACACCCTCTTTATTCCGGAAAACTGGAAAAAATATAACCTGGTGATTGTGCATTACCATGATCAGGGGCTCATCCCCTTTAAGCTCCTGGCCTTTGACAGCGGCGTCAATGTGACATTGGGGCTTTCCCTGGTGAGAACCTCGGTGGATCACGGAACCGCCTTTGATATAGCGGGAAAGGATAAGGCCCAGTTCAGCAGCATGATTGAAGCGATTAAAATCGCCGAAATGCTGGTCCTCAGGCGTTGA
- a CDS encoding RNA polymerase subunit sigma, protein MKPSNKNPDNSINEEDLDIDTFVEEIVPEEDDLEDGGLDDSITESRDKTEVKNRSSQTFNDSSISWYLDQINKIELLSREDEDRLARAARDGSEDAKNKLIKANLRFVVSIAKKYQTSGISLLDLINEGNMGLIKAAEKFDPDRGFHFISYAVWWIRQAIILAISQKASLIRLPLNRTADIQKIEKVHKKLEHKLGREPTASEIAEELDMDDDEINHLRNITQDYISLDSSYGESEDTTILSMIVDQRVDSPDKKVLDESLSDALNAILQTLTESERQILRMRYGLNGYEPMSLQQIGDKFNLSKERIRQIEKKAIRRLRHPSRSQKLKSFLQD, encoded by the coding sequence ATGAAACCAAGTAATAAAAATCCCGACAATTCAATCAATGAAGAAGATCTCGATATTGATACCTTCGTAGAGGAGATTGTCCCCGAGGAAGATGATCTGGAAGATGGCGGTCTCGATGATTCCATTACGGAATCACGCGATAAGACCGAGGTTAAGAACCGGAGCAGCCAGACTTTTAATGATTCATCCATTTCATGGTATCTTGACCAGATAAACAAGATTGAGCTGCTTTCCCGGGAAGATGAAGACAGGCTTGCCCGTGCCGCCAGGGACGGCAGCGAAGATGCTAAAAACAAGCTGATAAAGGCCAATCTCCGGTTTGTGGTTTCCATCGCGAAAAAATACCAGACCAGCGGTATATCACTTCTTGACCTGATCAATGAAGGCAACATGGGGCTCATCAAGGCCGCGGAAAAATTCGACCCGGACCGGGGCTTTCATTTTATTTCATATGCCGTATGGTGGATACGTCAGGCTATTATCCTTGCCATATCTCAAAAGGCCTCGCTCATCAGGTTGCCTCTCAACAGAACCGCCGATATTCAGAAAATAGAGAAGGTTCATAAAAAGCTTGAACACAAGCTGGGACGAGAACCGACTGCGTCGGAAATAGCCGAAGAGCTGGATATGGATGATGATGAAATCAACCATCTCAGAAATATCACCCAGGACTATATATCGCTGGATTCCTCTTATGGAGAATCGGAGGATACCACCATCCTGAGCATGATCGTGGACCAGCGGGTTGATTCACCCGATAAAAAGGTGCTCGATGAATCTCTCAGTGACGCATTGAATGCCATACTGCAAACACTGACGGAATCGGAAAGGCAGATACTTCGGATGCGGTATGGATTAAATGGCTACGAGCCCATGTCATTGCAACAGATCGGAGACAAGTTCAACCTCTCCAAGGAACGCATACGTCAGATTGAGAAAAAGGCCATAAGGCGTTTAAGGCATCCTTCCAGAAGTCAGAAATTAAAAAGTTTTTTACAGGACTGA
- a CDS encoding 4-hydroxy-3-methylbut-2-en-1-yl diphosphate synthase, with protein MRKRRETRAVRVGSVVIGGAAPISIQSMTSVPIEDVQGTIGQIRRLEEQGADIVRLALRNVEAVEYLREIRKSVSMMLTADIHFNYRIALEAIKAGVNKVRINPGNIGDESRVSEVVRAAKDHGVPIRIGVNAGSVDRKKYPHVTPESLVESAMEHVEILERNNFEDIIVSIKSSDVFQTIEANRMFSLRSNYPLHIGLTEAGYGLACVVQSSIAIGHLLLEGIGDTIRVSMTGDPVEEVLVAKRILETVGERNPLIRLVSCPTCGRTDTALDILQLARDVEERCNASFGDILRGMNKTITVAVMGCEVNGPGEASEADFGLAGAREGNLLLFARGSKIRKVSQAQAVDALLEEIRTSLSINN; from the coding sequence TTGAGAAAGAGAAGGGAGACCAGAGCGGTAAGGGTTGGATCGGTGGTAATCGGCGGCGCGGCCCCCATTTCCATCCAGTCAATGACCAGTGTGCCCATTGAGGATGTGCAGGGGACAATCGGCCAGATACGCAGACTCGAGGAACAGGGTGCCGATATCGTGAGGCTCGCATTACGGAACGTTGAGGCCGTTGAATACCTGAGGGAGATTCGCAAATCCGTCAGCATGATGCTGACGGCGGACATTCACTTCAATTACCGTATTGCCCTGGAGGCTATCAAGGCGGGAGTCAACAAAGTGCGGATAAATCCCGGTAACATCGGTGACGAATCGCGCGTCTCCGAGGTAGTCAGGGCCGCAAAGGATCACGGTGTGCCCATAAGAATCGGTGTCAATGCCGGTTCAGTGGACCGGAAGAAATATCCCCATGTGACGCCGGAAAGCCTCGTCGAATCCGCCATGGAACACGTGGAAATACTCGAGAGAAATAATTTTGAGGATATTATCGTATCAATAAAATCTTCCGATGTTTTTCAGACCATTGAGGCGAACAGGATGTTTTCCCTGCGGAGTAATTATCCCCTGCACATAGGTCTTACCGAGGCTGGATACGGTCTTGCCTGCGTTGTGCAGAGTTCCATTGCAATCGGGCATCTGCTGCTGGAAGGGATAGGTGACACCATACGCGTGTCCATGACCGGTGATCCCGTCGAGGAGGTCCTTGTCGCAAAGAGAATCCTGGAGACGGTGGGTGAAAGAAATCCCCTGATCCGGCTGGTTTCCTGTCCAACCTGCGGAAGAACCGACACCGCCCTGGACATACTTCAGCTTGCCAGGGATGTGGAAGAGCGGTGTAATGCCAGTTTCGGCGATATTCTCCGGGGTATGAATAAAACGATCACCGTTGCCGTGATGGGCTGCGAAGTAAATGGTCCCGGAGAAGCGTCTGAGGCTGATTTTGGTCTGGCCGGGGCGCGTGAGGGAAATCTCCTTCTTTTTGCCCGGGGCAGCAAAATACGAAAAGTGTCTCAGGCACAGGCTGTGGATGCTCTTCTTGAGGAGATACGGACATCCCTGAGTATAAACAACTAG
- the hfq gene encoding RNA chaperone Hfq has protein sequence MAKQISNLQDVFLNNTRKDRCEITVYLVNGVPIKGRVLSFDNFTILMEVDKKQNLIYKHAVSTLVPAKPMPYRDEKEEEQGA, from the coding sequence ATGGCAAAGCAAATCAGTAATTTACAGGATGTATTCCTCAATAATACCAGGAAGGACAGGTGTGAAATTACTGTATACTTGGTTAATGGTGTGCCCATCAAGGGGCGTGTATTGAGTTTTGATAATTTTACAATACTCATGGAAGTAGACAAGAAGCAGAACCTGATTTACAAACACGCTGTTTCTACTCTCGTTCCTGCGAAACCAATGCCTTATCGCGATGAAAAAGAGGAAGAGCAGGGAGCCTGA
- a CDS encoding peptidase M23, with product MRKVNVYGILLICIIFACMTPLRGSAGTNGADIEELKNLTFSNNKTLKILRDDVRQSIFVVKGKRPAQEMPDLRFYRYRVKDNESFWTILSRVSLDIDTLMSVNDLTSPGDVKPGSVIFIPNMRGIIVGTEKKKELTEVLTNNRISLDYIHRVNGGDMKGAKFLFIPCGKMSQLERSLFLGTGFIYPLNNGRRTSGFGTRRNPFDSRRYEFHQGIDLACPLNSPVYAARDGQVVFTGYEGGYGNLVVIRHEHGYSSYYGHLGTIKAAVGQQVKCGDLIALSGNTGRTTGPHLHFETRRGRRAFNPGTLIRRRPS from the coding sequence ATGAGAAAAGTAAACGTATATGGCATCCTGCTGATCTGCATTATTTTTGCCTGCATGACCCCTCTCCGGGGATCGGCTGGAACAAATGGCGCCGACATAGAGGAATTGAAAAACCTCACCTTCAGCAATAATAAAACGCTGAAAATCCTGCGCGATGATGTGCGGCAGTCAATATTTGTAGTGAAGGGAAAACGCCCCGCCCAGGAAATGCCCGATCTCCGTTTTTACCGATACCGTGTAAAAGACAATGAATCATTCTGGACCATTCTTTCTCGGGTGTCGCTGGACATCGATACGCTCATGTCCGTCAATGATCTCACCTCGCCCGGTGATGTTAAACCCGGCTCCGTCATATTCATACCCAATATGCGCGGCATAATAGTCGGGACGGAAAAGAAAAAGGAACTGACTGAAGTTCTCACAAACAACCGCATAAGCCTTGACTACATTCACCGCGTAAACGGCGGGGATATGAAGGGAGCCAAATTCCTCTTCATTCCATGCGGGAAGATGTCACAACTTGAACGATCCCTCTTTCTCGGCACTGGATTCATATACCCGCTCAATAACGGCAGGCGCACATCGGGATTCGGAACACGGCGCAATCCCTTCGACTCACGGCGTTATGAATTTCACCAGGGCATTGATCTCGCCTGTCCCCTGAACTCACCGGTCTATGCCGCCCGCGACGGGCAGGTAGTTTTCACCGGCTACGAGGGAGGATACGGCAATCTGGTCGTAATCAGGCATGAACACGGCTACAGCAGCTATTACGGACACCTGGGAACGATAAAGGCGGCAGTGGGCCAGCAGGTCAAATGCGGTGATCTAATCGCCTTGTCGGGAAACACGGGACGGACAACAGGTCCGCATCTTCATTTTGAGACCCGGCGCGGACGGCGGGCCTTTAATCCTGGAACGCTTATAAGACGCCGTCCCTCATAG
- a CDS encoding 2-hydroxyglutaryl-CoA dehydratase encodes MITVGIDIGSITTKVAMMKDGKLMGTDVTFTGYNAEKAWRTILDDILAKNNLAMSDVNCIVSTGYGRNMVSIATKAITEITCHAAGAHYLNPHIRSIIDIGGQDSKSIVIDEKGKVVDFAMNDKCAAGTGRFLEVMARALEVDLDGFGDISLRGKNPARISSLCTVFAESEVISLISKGESRENIIAGIHESIASRVASMAKRVGIRTPVMMTGGVAKNIGVVKALENKLGIDIEVSVNAQVNGAIGASVLAAEL; translated from the coding sequence ATGATTACAGTTGGTATCGATATCGGTTCAATAACGACCAAGGTTGCCATGATGAAAGACGGGAAGCTCATGGGAACCGATGTGACGTTTACAGGCTATAACGCCGAAAAAGCCTGGCGGACTATACTGGACGATATACTGGCAAAAAATAATCTGGCCATGTCCGACGTGAATTGCATAGTGTCGACGGGCTACGGGAGAAACATGGTCTCCATAGCCACCAAGGCCATTACGGAGATAACCTGTCATGCGGCAGGGGCCCATTATCTGAATCCCCATATACGCTCAATTATTGATATAGGCGGTCAGGACAGCAAATCCATCGTCATCGACGAAAAGGGAAAGGTGGTGGATTTCGCCATGAACGACAAGTGCGCTGCCGGCACCGGCAGGTTCCTTGAGGTCATGGCCAGGGCGCTGGAGGTGGATCTGGACGGTTTCGGAGATATTTCTCTGCGCGGAAAAAATCCCGCCAGGATAAGCAGTCTCTGCACCGTATTCGCCGAATCGGAAGTGATTTCTCTCATATCTAAAGGAGAGTCGCGGGAAAATATTATTGCAGGTATTCATGAGTCCATAGCCTCTCGCGTGGCTTCAATGGCGAAACGGGTAGGCATCAGGACACCGGTCATGATGACCGGCGGAGTGGCAAAGAATATCGGCGTTGTCAAGGCCCTGGAAAACAAACTCGGGATCGATATTGAGGTATCGGTCAATGCGCAGGTCAATGGTGCCATAGGCGCCTCTGTGCTTGCCGCCGAATTATAA
- a CDS encoding glycosyl transferase — MPYFTIILPTFNRHEKTRNAIESVLSQTYRDFELVVVDDGSTDATPRLQEEFSRRITYIRQDNGGVSAARNRGLRQAQSPYLAFIDSDDLWLPHKLEEHKNFIVANPTIRIHQSEETWIRKGRRVNPRTKHLKKDGHIFIPSLDLCLISPSAVVMHHGLFDDYGFFDENLPACEDYDLWLRITAHEEVGLIKKELMVRYGGHEDQLSQKYWGMDRFRIYAIIKILAQCDHTLPLEYQLAAKDKALEKLHILLAGSKKRERSELIEILADMIEKVRNEDYNKIDYPILLTI, encoded by the coding sequence ATGCCCTATTTTACGATAATACTGCCCACATTTAACAGGCATGAAAAAACACGCAATGCCATTGAATCGGTCCTGTCCCAGACATACCGCGACTTTGAACTTGTTGTGGTGGACGACGGTTCCACCGACGCAACCCCCCGGCTGCAGGAGGAATTTTCCCGGCGCATTACCTATATCCGGCAGGATAATGGCGGCGTCAGTGCGGCCAGAAACCGGGGACTCCGGCAGGCCCAGTCACCCTATCTTGCCTTTATAGATTCCGATGACCTGTGGCTCCCTCATAAACTGGAGGAGCATAAAAACTTTATCGTTGCAAACCCCACCATTCGTATTCATCAGAGCGAAGAAACCTGGATTCGTAAAGGCCGCCGTGTTAATCCCCGGACAAAGCACCTCAAAAAAGATGGCCATATTTTCATTCCCTCACTTGACCTCTGTCTCATAAGCCCCTCGGCCGTAGTCATGCACCATGGACTTTTTGACGATTATGGTTTCTTCGATGAAAACCTTCCGGCCTGCGAAGATTACGATTTATGGCTTCGCATAACCGCGCATGAAGAGGTGGGCCTGATAAAAAAAGAACTCATGGTCCGGTACGGCGGTCATGAAGACCAGCTTTCACAAAAGTACTGGGGCATGGACCGCTTCAGAATTTACGCTATAATTAAAATTCTCGCACAATGTGATCACACGCTTCCCCTGGAATACCAGCTGGCAGCAAAGGACAAGGCATTGGAAAAGCTGCACATACTTCTGGCTGGCAGTAAAAAAAGAGAACGGTCAGAGCTGATAGAAATACTGGCGGATATGATTGAAAAAGTCAGAAACGAAGATTATAACAAAATAGATTATCCGATCCTCTTAACAATATAA
- a CDS encoding anti-sigma factor antagonist encodes MDINTRSSGEVVVLDIAGEIDLYNAPEIKDIINKLIEEKKYNVIINLEKVSYIDSSGIGALISSLSNLKKYQGGLKIINVFASVRKVFELTKLTSFFEIFEAEEDAINSFTS; translated from the coding sequence ATGGATATAAACACAAGGTCCAGTGGGGAAGTTGTAGTGCTGGATATTGCAGGTGAAATAGATCTTTATAATGCTCCGGAAATTAAAGATATAATAAACAAGCTTATAGAAGAGAAAAAATATAATGTTATCATCAATCTCGAAAAAGTATCCTACATTGACTCCTCGGGAATCGGAGCATTGATATCCAGCCTTTCAAACCTTAAAAAGTATCAGGGCGGACTTAAGATAATCAATGTATTTGCTTCAGTGAGAAAGGTTTTTGAGTTGACCAAGCTGACATCATTCTTTGAAATTTTTGAAGCCGAAGAGGATGCCATTAATTCCTTTACTTCATAG
- a CDS encoding tRNA guanosine(34) transglycosylase Tgt, whose protein sequence is MYRMKFTVMHNDYTSAARTGEITTSRGCIRTPVFMPVATRGAIRALTNRDIEEIGFDIILSNTYHLYIRPGTQVLEEAGGLHAFMNYKNPILTDSGGFQVFSLSDLCKVYDHGVEFRSHLDGSKHLFTPEKVLDIQGVIGSDIMMVLDQCTEYPIEKKDARAALIRTVDWAGKSFRYWKEHFNPEKQSLFAIVQGSVFGDLRRECVERLTEMDFPGFAIGGLSVGEPKELYQEITGFTMQYMPVEKPRYMMGVGSPLEIIFAIKNGVDMFDCVMPTRIARNGTLYTSQGRINIKAARFEKEYGPLDPNCSCYVCRNFSRAYLRHIFRAGEIASLIYNTYHNLFFMKTFMEEIRQSIAADTFLDTEKKWTGIFG, encoded by the coding sequence GTGTACAGGATGAAATTTACAGTAATGCACAATGATTATACTTCCGCGGCCCGGACCGGTGAAATCACCACGTCACGCGGTTGTATCCGGACGCCTGTCTTTATGCCTGTGGCAACCAGGGGGGCCATACGGGCCCTGACAAACAGGGATATCGAGGAAATAGGGTTTGATATTATTCTATCCAATACGTATCATCTGTACATCCGGCCGGGGACACAGGTTCTGGAAGAAGCAGGCGGACTTCATGCCTTTATGAATTACAAAAATCCCATCCTCACAGATTCGGGAGGTTTCCAGGTCTTTTCACTTTCCGATCTTTGTAAAGTGTACGATCACGGCGTCGAATTTCGTTCACATCTTGACGGTTCGAAACATCTTTTTACACCGGAGAAGGTGCTGGACATACAGGGTGTCATAGGGTCTGATATCATGATGGTACTGGATCAGTGCACTGAATATCCCATTGAGAAAAAGGATGCCAGGGCCGCTCTTATCCGCACCGTCGATTGGGCGGGTAAATCATTCCGATACTGGAAGGAGCATTTTAATCCGGAAAAGCAAAGCCTGTTCGCCATCGTGCAGGGCAGTGTATTCGGCGATCTGCGCAGGGAATGTGTCGAGAGGCTGACGGAGATGGATTTTCCCGGCTTTGCCATCGGTGGACTCTCCGTGGGAGAACCGAAAGAACTCTACCAGGAGATCACCGGGTTCACCATGCAATACATGCCCGTTGAAAAACCGCGCTATATGATGGGCGTGGGGAGCCCTCTTGAAATTATATTCGCCATAAAGAATGGTGTTGATATGTTTGATTGTGTCATGCCCACACGCATAGCCCGTAACGGCACGCTGTACACATCGCAGGGAAGAATCAACATCAAGGCTGCGCGTTTTGAAAAGGAATACGGGCCCCTGGACCCGAATTGTTCCTGCTATGTCTGCAGAAATTTTTCCCGGGCTTACCTCAGGCATATTTTCAGGGCAGGAGAGATAGCCTCGCTTATCTACAACACCTACCATAATCTTTTTTTTATGAAAACTTTCATGGAAGAGATACGGCAAAGCATTGCTGCCGACACTTTTTTAGATACCGAAAAAAAGTGGACGGGTATATTTGGATAA
- a CDS encoding chemotaxis protein CheW yields the protein MIDSKGDVVTSQQVVCFKIGNEEYGVDILLVQEILKLPTITKLPKSVPYIMGVIDLRGKVIPIVDLSKKFKIDQKREKQSNRAIVVDISGKQVGLAIDSVSHVIKINSNDIEPPPPVVKGISGRYIVGIAKLETGFVVILDINQIFTSEEVTSL from the coding sequence ATGATCGATTCTAAGGGCGATGTAGTTACCTCTCAGCAGGTAGTATGTTTTAAAATTGGAAACGAAGAATATGGCGTTGATATTCTTCTCGTTCAGGAAATTCTCAAGCTTCCCACTATCACAAAGCTGCCAAAGTCAGTTCCCTATATCATGGGAGTAATCGATCTCAGGGGGAAGGTCATACCAATAGTTGATCTGAGTAAAAAATTTAAAATTGACCAGAAAAGAGAGAAGCAGAGCAATCGCGCTATTGTTGTGGATATCAGCGGAAAACAGGTGGGACTGGCTATTGATTCTGTCAGCCACGTCATTAAAATAAATTCCAATGATATCGAACCGCCTCCTCCCGTTGTGAAGGGAATTTCCGGCCGTTATATCGTGGGTATCGCTAAACTTGAAACGGGTTTTGTCGTTATCCTTGATATTAACCAGATATTCACCTCGGAAGAAGTTACAAGCCTCTAG
- a CDS encoding cell division protein — protein sequence MAITKTAGEMANNVIGENSYFTGTFIINGSLRIDGRFEGKYLQADQLYIGRGGKIKTNINAVSVIVEGLIIGNINASSRILLMPSAKVYGDIRTPELIIQNGVILEGRCTIANDLRSSAKEVIEADYERNKLIPDSFLEKRKNA from the coding sequence ATGGCAATTACAAAGACTGCCGGTGAAATGGCAAACAATGTTATAGGTGAGAATTCATATTTTACCGGCACTTTTATAATAAACGGTTCCCTCAGGATAGACGGCAGATTCGAAGGCAAATATCTCCAGGCCGACCAGCTTTATATCGGGCGGGGCGGAAAAATTAAAACCAATATCAATGCCGTTTCGGTGATTGTTGAGGGATTGATCATTGGCAATATCAACGCTTCGAGCAGAATACTCCTCATGCCTTCGGCAAAAGTCTATGGCGACATCAGGACGCCGGAACTGATCATCCAGAACGGGGTTATCCTGGAAGGGCGATGCACCATAGCAAATGATCTCAGATCTTCGGCCAAGGAAGTTATCGAGGCCGACTATGAAAGAAATAAACTCATCCCCGACTCCTTCCTTGAAAAAAGGAAAAATGCTTAA